From Candidatus Manganitrophus morganii, the proteins below share one genomic window:
- a CDS encoding ABC transporter permease has translation MKNILTLAGKELKLYFISPIAYVLAMVFLMVSNYLFHSQVFFYSRLSSQAMQFQGNLPQLNLHEILFRPTFLNMAIILLLIMPLLTMRLFAEEKKGRTTELLMTSPLTITEIVLGKFLAAWVIYALLLGLTLHLPVMLSTFTDVAWKPLVASYLGLLLLGGVFLSMGLFASSLTENQIVAAVISFGILIGFWLIGLTAQTMSDSAAGELFSYLSLLEHLDHFVRGLINTRDLTYFISLTILGLFLTHRVVESQRWK, from the coding sequence ATGAAAAATATTCTGACCCTGGCCGGAAAGGAATTAAAGCTCTATTTCATCTCCCCGATCGCTTATGTCTTGGCGATGGTCTTTTTAATGGTATCGAACTACCTCTTCCACAGCCAGGTTTTTTTCTATTCGAGGCTGTCGTCTCAGGCGATGCAGTTTCAGGGAAACCTTCCGCAGCTCAATCTGCATGAAATTCTCTTCCGGCCGACCTTTTTAAACATGGCGATCATCCTCCTTCTGATCATGCCGCTCTTGACGATGCGCCTCTTTGCCGAGGAGAAAAAAGGGAGGACGACGGAGCTCCTAATGACCTCTCCGTTGACGATCACCGAAATTGTCCTCGGGAAGTTTTTGGCCGCCTGGGTGATCTATGCCCTTCTTTTGGGACTCACCCTCCATCTGCCGGTGATGTTGTCGACCTTTACGGATGTCGCCTGGAAGCCGCTGGTCGCCAGCTACCTGGGGCTGTTATTGCTGGGAGGGGTTTTTCTCTCGATGGGGCTCTTCGCCTCTTCGCTGACGGAAAATCAGATCGTCGCCGCGGTGATCTCCTTCGGGATCTTGATCGGCTTCTGGCTGATCGGGCTGACCGCGCAGACAATGTCCGATTCTGCCGCAGGGGAGCTGTTCAGCTATCTCTCCCTGCTCGAACACCTCGATCACTTCGTGAGGGGGTTGATCAATACGCGCGACCTGACCTATTTTATTTCACTGACGATCTTGGGGCTTTTTCTAACCCACCGCGTGGTTGAGTCGCAGAGATGGAAATGA
- a CDS encoding ABC transporter ATP-binding protein: MIEVVHLGKRYGEIVAIDDVNFSVAKGEILAFLGPNGAGKTTTMRILTCFMPATSGTAKVAGFDIFESPMEVKRRIGYLPDNPPLYPEMTVSEYLQFVAKIKGVANQRIKAALASALEKCNLGDVARRLIGNLSRGYRQRVGLAQAMIHNPDVLILDEPTVGLDPKQIIEIRELIKGLGGEHTIVLSTHILPEATAVSQKVVIINRGRIVAVDSQERLSAQVRKSEKISVRVRRGEAVDPEKIVSIEGVQQVLPQPAQPSMNGEGVFIVESELGRDIREELSKRVVECGWGLLEMKPLAVSLEEVFLQLTTEEKGVEEAAAAPVAPGGVPA, encoded by the coding sequence ATGATTGAGGTGGTGCATTTAGGAAAACGCTATGGAGAAATCGTGGCGATCGATGATGTGAACTTTTCGGTCGCCAAAGGGGAGATCCTCGCTTTTTTGGGGCCGAACGGGGCGGGGAAGACGACGACGATGCGGATTCTCACCTGCTTCATGCCGGCCACCAGCGGCACCGCGAAAGTGGCTGGGTTCGACATCTTCGAATCGCCGATGGAGGTGAAGCGCCGGATCGGCTATCTTCCCGACAACCCGCCGCTCTATCCCGAGATGACCGTCTCGGAGTACCTTCAGTTCGTCGCCAAAATCAAAGGGGTCGCGAATCAAAGGATCAAAGCGGCCCTTGCTTCCGCTTTGGAAAAGTGCAATCTCGGCGACGTGGCCCGCCGCCTGATCGGCAATCTCTCCCGCGGGTATCGGCAGCGGGTCGGATTGGCGCAGGCGATGATTCACAATCCCGACGTTCTGATTCTTGATGAGCCGACGGTGGGGCTCGATCCCAAGCAGATCATCGAGATCCGGGAGTTGATCAAGGGGCTCGGCGGAGAACACACCATCGTGTTATCGACCCACATCTTGCCCGAAGCGACCGCCGTTTCTCAGAAGGTCGTCATCATCAACCGCGGCAGGATCGTCGCGGTTGACTCGCAAGAACGGCTCTCGGCGCAGGTCCGGAAATCGGAGAAGATCTCGGTGCGGGTCCGGCGGGGAGAGGCGGTTGATCCGGAAAAGATCGTCTCGATCGAGGGGGTGCAACAGGTCCTCCCGCAACCGGCGCAACCGTCGATGAATGGGGAGGGGGTTTTCATCGTCGAATCGGAGCTCGGCCGCGATATCCGTGAAGAGTTGTCGAAGCGGGTGGTCGAGTGCGGGTGGGGTCTTCTTGAGATGAAACCGTTGGCGGTCAGCCTGGAAGAGGTCTTCCTCCAGCTCACCACGGAGGAGAAGGGGGTAGAGGAAGCGGCCGCCGCGCCGGTCGCCCCGGGAGGGGTGCCCGCATGA
- a CDS encoding response regulator — protein MPKQILIVDDNEDSCQVFTRLLTKEGYAVTLAKDGAEGLQRVAQSRPDLILLDVMLPGINGFEVCRTIKSDPSLRSIPILIISAGIDPALQEQGLNVGAEALLTKPIRPPDLIAKIKGYFNNQHSSLSTP, from the coding sequence ATGCCGAAGCAGATCCTGATTGTAGACGATAACGAAGATTCCTGCCAGGTCTTCACACGCCTTCTGACGAAAGAGGGTTATGCGGTGACGCTTGCGAAAGATGGCGCGGAGGGATTACAGCGGGTCGCGCAGTCCCGGCCGGACCTGATCCTGCTCGATGTGATGTTGCCCGGAATCAACGGCTTTGAAGTCTGCCGCACGATCAAAAGCGATCCTTCATTGCGCTCCATCCCGATTCTGATCATCAGCGCCGGTATCGATCCCGCCTTGCAGGAGCAGGGCCTGAACGTCGGCGCGGAGGCGCTTTTGACCAAGCCGATCAGACCCCCCGATCTGATCGCGAAGATCAAAGGATATTTCAATAACCAACATTCCTCTCTCTCCACCCCGTAA
- a CDS encoding DUF4115 domain-containing protein, which yields MENLGEFLRQQREGKNISIEELATRTRIGVRFIKLIEENQFDQLPNPVSAKGFLRSYARCLGLEEAPILNRFSQTVQSPETSAASGTEEKVPSYIQRKQPDRLPFPLWAALAVVCVIVLFLVLAFLMPKNKEVAPPPPPEEILSDEPVPPEPSPIPPPPEGGGASSEPPSSPSPAPTPSSAADPSPPTQESFIPLVLLIEAVEPSWIHATLDGTEIKEALLQAGESVRWEAKEKFALTVGNAGGVRLFLDGRELGSLGPSGKVVRREIVAQR from the coding sequence ATGGAAAATTTAGGCGAGTTCCTTCGGCAACAAAGGGAAGGTAAAAACATTTCAATAGAGGAGTTGGCGACCCGGACACGCATCGGGGTCCGGTTCATCAAGCTGATCGAAGAGAACCAATTCGACCAGCTTCCCAACCCGGTCTCGGCCAAGGGGTTCTTAAGAAGTTACGCCCGCTGCCTCGGTCTTGAGGAAGCGCCCATTCTGAACCGGTTTTCGCAGACCGTTCAGTCGCCGGAGACCTCGGCCGCAAGCGGCACCGAGGAGAAAGTCCCTTCCTACATTCAGAGGAAGCAACCCGATCGCCTTCCCTTTCCGCTTTGGGCCGCCCTTGCGGTGGTCTGCGTGATCGTTCTCTTTCTTGTGCTCGCTTTTTTAATGCCGAAGAACAAAGAGGTCGCACCCCCTCCGCCGCCTGAAGAGATCCTCTCCGACGAGCCGGTTCCCCCGGAGCCGTCGCCGATTCCTCCCCCCCCGGAGGGTGGAGGGGCCTCCTCTGAGCCCCCTTCGTCTCCTTCCCCCGCTCCAACCCCTTCTTCGGCCGCCGATCCCTCGCCACCCACGCAGGAGTCCTTTATCCCGTTGGTTCTTCTGATTGAGGCGGTGGAGCCGTCATGGATCCATGCCACCCTCGATGGGACCGAGATTAAAGAGGCCCTTCTCCAGGCGGGTGAGAGCGTTCGATGGGAAGCCAAAGAGAAATTCGCGCTTACGGTCGGAAACGCCGGGGGTGTCCGTCTCTTTCTCGATGGGCGAGAGCTTGGCTCTCTTGGTCCGAGCGGAAAGGTGGTGAGAAGGGAAATTGTGGCGCAGCGGTAA
- a CDS encoding tetratricopeptide repeat protein: MRWKRAMIWILIPLCTACGMGEAQLKREREASAHYKLGISYINDNSLQRAFIEFQKAIELDPRYRDAHYALGHVHFMQENHKEAVISLQKSLSADPEFSDAHNYLGKVYEAQGKFDQAISEYQAALKNLQYATPEKPYLNLGLVYLKQEKYDEAIRSFESVLRINPRPEFIALTQNGLGRAYFQMGKLKESIASYQEAIRLAPDFVDAHLNLASAYLREGSKGLAAGSFKKVVELSPKSSQAKEAQKFLDALR, translated from the coding sequence ATGCGTTGGAAAAGGGCGATGATTTGGATTCTCATTCCGCTTTGCACCGCCTGCGGGATGGGCGAGGCGCAACTCAAGAGAGAAAGGGAGGCATCGGCCCATTACAAGCTCGGCATCTCGTATATCAACGACAATTCCCTCCAAAGGGCGTTTATCGAATTTCAGAAGGCGATCGAGCTCGATCCGCGTTATCGCGACGCGCACTATGCCTTGGGGCATGTTCATTTTATGCAGGAAAACCACAAGGAAGCGGTCATCTCCCTGCAGAAATCGCTTTCAGCCGATCCGGAATTCTCCGATGCTCATAATTATCTCGGAAAGGTGTATGAGGCGCAGGGCAAATTCGATCAGGCGATCTCGGAGTATCAGGCAGCTCTCAAAAATCTACAATACGCGACCCCTGAAAAACCCTATCTGAACCTCGGGCTGGTCTACCTGAAGCAAGAGAAATATGATGAAGCGATCCGCTCCTTTGAAAGTGTTCTGAGGATCAATCCCCGTCCCGAGTTTATCGCGCTGACCCAGAATGGGCTTGGAAGAGCCTATTTTCAGATGGGAAAGCTCAAAGAGTCCATCGCCTCTTATCAGGAGGCCATCCGTCTTGCGCCCGATTTCGTCGATGCCCATCTCAATCTCGCCTCTGCGTATTTGAGAGAGGGCTCGAAAGGGCTTGCAGCGGGTTCGTTTAAAAAAGTCGTTGAGCTCTCTCCCAAAAGTTCACAAGCGAAAGAAGCGCAAAAATTTTTGGATGCGCTTCGCTAA
- a CDS encoding PfkB family carbohydrate kinase — MSLLVVGSVAFDSVKTPFGEAKEVLGGSATYFSTAASYFTEVKLVAVVGEDFPESHLAFLKEKGVDFEGLERRPGRTFRWRGEYGYQLNEAKTLDTQLNVFESFRPKLPSSYRDASVVFLANIDPELQLDVLKQVKQPKLVACDTMNFWIGGKRDALIKTLGEVDILIINDGEARELAGEFNLVKVAKKILSFGPKILIIKRGEYGALMFNGQTTFAAPALPLENVFDPTGAGDSFAGGFMGYLSQNGTMNEAALRQAVIYGSVMASFNVEAFSLDRMRTLTREEINARYKEFQSLTFFESA; from the coding sequence ATGAGTTTATTGGTGGTTGGTTCGGTGGCGTTTGATTCGGTCAAGACCCCGTTCGGTGAGGCGAAAGAAGTATTGGGAGGATCGGCGACCTACTTCTCCACGGCGGCGAGCTATTTTACCGAGGTGAAGCTGGTGGCGGTGGTCGGCGAAGATTTTCCGGAGTCCCACCTGGCGTTTTTAAAAGAGAAGGGGGTCGATTTCGAAGGGCTGGAGCGCCGGCCGGGCCGGACTTTCCGATGGCGCGGGGAGTATGGCTATCAGCTCAACGAGGCGAAGACCCTCGATACGCAGCTGAATGTCTTCGAGTCGTTCCGGCCGAAACTTCCTTCATCGTACCGCGACGCCTCCGTCGTTTTTTTGGCGAACATCGACCCGGAGTTACAGCTTGATGTTCTCAAGCAGGTGAAGCAGCCAAAACTCGTTGCGTGTGATACAATGAATTTCTGGATCGGGGGAAAACGCGACGCGCTCATTAAAACCCTCGGAGAAGTCGATATCTTGATCATCAACGACGGCGAAGCGCGCGAACTGGCCGGCGAGTTCAACCTGGTGAAGGTGGCGAAGAAGATCCTCTCGTTCGGTCCGAAGATCCTCATTATCAAGCGCGGCGAATATGGGGCATTGATGTTCAACGGGCAGACCACCTTCGCCGCGCCTGCGCTGCCGTTGGAGAATGTGTTTGATCCGACCGGCGCCGGCGATTCGTTTGCGGGGGGATTTATGGGATACCTCTCGCAGAACGGAACGATGAACGAAGCGGCCCTCCGGCAGGCGGTCATTTACGGGAGCGTCATGGCCTCTTTCAATGTCGAGGCCTTCAGCCTCGATCGGATGCGGACCCTCACCCGGGAAGAGATCAACGCGCGGTATAAAGAGTTTCAGTCGTTGACCTTCTTTGAAAGTGCCTAG
- the mtnP gene encoding S-methyl-5'-thioadenosine phosphorylase, with product MRRSKLPQARIGVIGGSGLYQMESLKEVREVAISTPFGKPSGKFILGTLEGVPIAFLARHGQGHTLLPSEINYRANLFAMKKLGVERILSVSAVGSMKEAIAPGHIAIPSQFYDLTKGRKSTFFGQGIVAHVSLADPICSELAGIVAEASEAVGATIHRGGTYLCMEGPQFSSRAESEVHRSWGVDVIGMTNVTEAKLAREAEICYTTIALATDYDCWHVSEEPVTVEMVIKTLLENVALSKKIIQAAVVRMGEGRRCACAEALKHAIVTPSSAVPQKTKADLKPIIGKYI from the coding sequence GTGCGTCGATCCAAATTGCCGCAGGCGCGGATCGGCGTAATCGGCGGAAGCGGTCTATACCAGATGGAATCGCTGAAAGAGGTCCGGGAGGTGGCGATTTCGACCCCTTTCGGAAAGCCCTCCGGGAAGTTCATCCTCGGAACCCTGGAGGGGGTTCCGATCGCTTTCTTGGCGCGGCACGGCCAGGGCCATACGCTTCTCCCCTCGGAGATCAACTATCGGGCCAATCTCTTTGCCATGAAGAAGCTGGGGGTGGAACGGATTCTTTCCGTCAGCGCGGTCGGCAGTATGAAAGAAGCGATCGCCCCGGGCCATATCGCGATCCCGAGCCAGTTTTATGATCTGACAAAAGGAAGAAAGAGCACTTTTTTCGGACAGGGGATCGTGGCGCACGTCAGCCTGGCCGACCCGATCTGCTCCGAGCTGGCCGGCATCGTCGCGGAGGCAAGTGAAGCGGTTGGGGCGACGATTCATCGCGGGGGGACCTATCTCTGCATGGAGGGGCCGCAATTCTCCTCCCGCGCCGAATCGGAGGTCCACCGCAGTTGGGGGGTCGATGTCATCGGGATGACGAACGTCACCGAGGCCAAGCTGGCGCGAGAGGCCGAGATCTGCTATACGACGATTGCGCTGGCGACCGATTACGATTGCTGGCACGTCTCCGAGGAGCCGGTGACGGTCGAGATGGTCATCAAGACTCTTCTGGAAAATGTCGCTCTCTCAAAGAAGATCATTCAGGCGGCGGTGGTTCGGATGGGAGAGGGGAGGCGGTGCGCTTGCGCCGAAGCGCTGAAGCACGCCATCGTGACCCCCTCCTCTGCCGTTCCTCAAAAGACCAAAGCCGATTTAAAGCCAATCATCGGAAAGTATATTTGA
- the miaA gene encoding tRNA (adenosine(37)-N6)-dimethylallyltransferase MiaA, with product MILVGPTAVGKSAVAERLALALGTDILVADSRQIYQGMDIGTDKPSPESRARVPRHLIDLVPPDGSFSAGKFKMLAEEKIAALSREGKPIFIEGGTGLYIKTLLYGLWEGPPADWDLRRRLLQEESEKGEGILHRRLAEVDPAAAERIHPRDLPKLVRALEVYHQTGRPISEVHAAHRFAEPPKGTYCLIGLRRDREDLYQRIEQRVEAQIAKGLIEETAGLLSAGFSPELPSMRGLGYKQMTRYIRGEQTREEAIATLKRDTRHYAKRQMTWFRADPKIEWIDLRPDEAPEEVADRILRLKYLKSML from the coding sequence TTGATTCTCGTCGGCCCGACCGCCGTCGGCAAGAGCGCCGTTGCCGAGCGGCTGGCGCTGGCGCTGGGGACCGACATCCTGGTGGCCGACTCCCGCCAGATCTACCAGGGGATGGATATCGGGACCGATAAACCGTCGCCCGAATCGCGGGCCCGGGTGCCGCGTCACTTGATCGATCTTGTCCCTCCCGACGGTTCCTTTTCGGCCGGGAAGTTCAAGATGCTGGCCGAGGAGAAGATCGCCGCGCTTTCCCGGGAGGGAAAGCCGATCTTTATCGAAGGGGGGACCGGCCTTTATATCAAAACCCTCTTGTACGGATTGTGGGAGGGGCCGCCGGCCGATTGGGATCTCCGGCGGCGGCTGCTTCAAGAAGAGAGCGAGAAAGGAGAAGGGATCCTTCACCGGCGGCTGGCCGAGGTCGATCCCGCGGCGGCGGAGCGGATCCATCCGCGCGATCTCCCGAAGCTGGTTCGGGCGCTGGAGGTTTATCATCAGACCGGCCGCCCCATCTCCGAAGTTCATGCGGCCCACCGGTTCGCCGAGCCCCCGAAGGGGACCTACTGTCTGATCGGATTGCGGCGCGACCGTGAAGACCTTTATCAACGGATCGAGCAACGGGTTGAAGCGCAGATCGCAAAGGGGCTGATCGAAGAGACGGCGGGTCTTCTCTCGGCCGGTTTTTCACCGGAGCTTCCTTCCATGCGGGGATTGGGATACAAGCAGATGACCCGGTACATTCGGGGCGAGCAGACGCGGGAAGAGGCGATCGCGACGCTGAAACGTGATACCCGTCACTACGCGAAACGGCAGATGACCTGGTTTCGGGCCGACCCAAAGATCGAGTGGATCGATCTTCGTCCGGATGAAGCGCCGGAAGAGGTTGCCGACCGGATTCTGCGCTTGAAGTATTTGAAGAGTATGCTATAA